In the Sarcophilus harrisii chromosome 1, mSarHar1.11, whole genome shotgun sequence genome, one interval contains:
- the GPX1 gene encoding glutathione peroxidase 1, with translation MCAAAAVPRSVHAFSARLLGSGELVSLASLRGKVLLIENVASLUGTTVRDYTQMNELQQRHGDRGFAVLGFPCNQFGHQENGKNEEILNSLKFVRPGNGFEPNFMLFEKCEVNGEKAHPLFAFLREALPAPSDDAISLMTDPKFIIWSPVCRNDVSWNFEKFLVGPDGVPVKRYSRRFETINIEKDIEELLAKVPKEA, from the exons ATGTGCGCCGCCGCGGCCGTCCCGCGCTCCGTGCACGCCTTCTCCGCTCGCCTGCTGGGCAGCGGGGAGCTGGTGAGCCTGGCCTCCCTGCGGGGCAAGGTTCTGCTCATCGAGAATGTGGCGTCCCTCTGAGGGACCACGGTCCGCGACTACACGCAGATGAACGAGCTGCAGCAGCGCCACGGCGATCGCGGCTTCGCCGTGCTCGGCTTCCCCTGCAACCAGTTTGGTCACCAG GAGAATGGCAAGAATGAAGAGATTCTGAATTCCCTGAAATTCGTCCGACCGGGCAACGGGTTTGAGCCTAACTTCATGCTCTTTGAGAAGTGTGAGGTGAATGGAGAGAAGGCTCACCCTCTCTTTGCCTTCCTACGGGAGGCACTGCCGGCCCCAAGTGATGATGCCATTTCTCTAATGACCGACCCCAAGTTCATCATCTGGTCTCCAGTGTGCAGGAATGATGTCTCTTGGAATTTTGAGAAGTTTCTGGTGGGTCCTGATGGTGTGCCGGTGAAGAGGTACAGCAGGCGATTTGAAACCATCAATATTGAAAAGGATATCGAGGAGCTCCTGGCCAAGGTGCCCAAAGAGGCCTAA